The following are from one region of the Lentimicrobiaceae bacterium genome:
- the hydA gene encoding dihydropyrimidinase — protein MEQVLIKNGILVLSNRMEENDLLIVDGKIKKIGKNLSYDADKTNLTEASGKIILPGGIDAHVHFQLPTPAGPSCDDFLTGSRAALAGGTTFCFDFVTPSRGQSLKEAFENRQREAQKSLTECRLHMGITWFDHTIPRQMHWCVKEAGIHSFKVYLAYKGSIGIEYSELEEVMKTAASLGAVVMVHCEEGDTILKTQKALLAQGKTAPRFHAVSRPNETESDSVKKVIDLCRETGCQTYIVHTSTAQSINYIRQAKSEGLPVFCETCPQYLLLDESVYEKPSAEVLKYVISPPIRSIQDQLALWAALQDGTVDVISTDHCPFNTFGQKDTGLHDFTKIPNGAGGVEFRLALLYTYGVMKQRINLQQFISLTSTNAAKIFGLFPHKGQISEGAEADLIIWNPEKKTTVSVNSQLQNCDSNIYEGMELQGHADMVFIKERFEIL, from the coding sequence ATGGAGCAGGTTCTTATCAAAAATGGCATTTTAGTTTTGTCAAACAGGATGGAAGAAAACGATCTTCTTATCGTTGATGGAAAAATTAAGAAAATTGGTAAAAATCTGAGTTATGATGCAGATAAAACGAACCTGACAGAAGCCTCAGGCAAAATTATCCTTCCCGGTGGCATTGATGCACATGTTCATTTTCAACTTCCCACTCCAGCCGGCCCATCCTGCGATGATTTTCTGACAGGCAGCCGGGCTGCCCTCGCCGGAGGTACTACTTTTTGTTTCGACTTTGTTACTCCATCCAGAGGACAATCATTAAAAGAAGCATTTGAAAACCGGCAGAGAGAGGCACAAAAAAGTTTAACAGAGTGCCGGCTGCACATGGGTATAACCTGGTTTGACCATACCATTCCCCGGCAAATGCATTGGTGCGTTAAAGAAGCTGGCATTCACTCCTTTAAAGTATACCTGGCCTACAAGGGAAGTATTGGCATCGAATATTCCGAACTTGAGGAAGTGATGAAAACAGCCGCTTCACTTGGCGCTGTGGTGATGGTGCACTGTGAAGAAGGTGATACTATATTGAAAACCCAAAAAGCACTGCTCGCTCAGGGAAAAACTGCGCCCCGGTTTCATGCAGTATCACGGCCAAATGAAACAGAATCGGATTCTGTAAAAAAAGTTATAGACCTATGCAGAGAAACAGGCTGCCAGACATATATCGTTCACACCTCAACCGCTCAATCAATTAACTACATCAGGCAGGCTAAATCAGAAGGATTGCCGGTTTTTTGTGAAACATGCCCGCAATATCTGCTGCTTGATGAAAGTGTTTACGAAAAACCATCGGCAGAGGTTTTGAAATATGTAATCAGCCCCCCTATCAGGAGCATACAGGATCAGTTAGCCCTTTGGGCTGCACTGCAGGATGGAACTGTTGATGTCATTTCAACCGACCATTGCCCGTTTAATACTTTTGGCCAAAAGGATACCGGCCTTCATGATTTTACTAAAATTCCCAATGGCGCAGGAGGTGTTGAGTTTCGTTTAGCGTTGCTGTACACATACGGAGTAATGAAGCAGCGAATCAATCTTCAGCAATTTATCTCACTCACCTCAACAAATGCGGCAAAAATTTTCGGACTATTTCCACATAAAGGACAGATAAGCGAAGGAGCAGAAGCTGATTTAATTATCTGGAATCCGGAAAAGAAAACTACTGTTTCGGTCAACAGCCAATTACAGAATTGCGACTCCAATATTTACGAAGGAATGGAGTTGCAGGGGCATGCTGACATGGTATTTATAAAAGAAAGATTTGAGATTTTATGA
- a CDS encoding amidohydrolase family protein: MAILLTNGTYIDPETLTFSSTHLLVEEGVHGKISQLNEIPENNTSPIIDCTGKYITKSFANGHHHVYSALARGMGAPRKNPENFNEILQYIWWTLDKALDLDIIRSSALVTAMACAKNGVTFVIDHHASPYAIQGSLETIAEAFEEVGVGHLLCYEISDRDGLEIARAGLEETADYLSKRPGLVGLHASFTVGHETLNQAVELARLSKSGIHIHVAEDKSDALHCFENYNQCLIDRLANAGVLDFSKTILGHCLHLSEYEREQIAKSPVWVVQNMESNLNNSVGFFNSAGLGKRIMLGTDGMHSDMLRSAKSAFFAGHNFDQIDYSETYRRFRNVHHYLNANNFSGDGENNLVVIDYNTPTPFNCNNFLGHFLFGIESQQVQHVISQGKIIVENGRLTTVNEEQILAAARVQADRLWQKMH; encoded by the coding sequence ATGGCTATCCTTTTAACCAACGGAACTTACATTGACCCCGAAACACTTACCTTTAGTTCAACACATCTTTTAGTTGAAGAAGGGGTGCATGGAAAAATATCTCAATTAAACGAAATTCCGGAAAACAACACTTCTCCGATAATTGATTGCACAGGAAAATATATCACCAAATCATTTGCCAACGGGCATCACCATGTTTATTCGGCACTCGCCCGCGGAATGGGTGCACCGCGCAAAAATCCGGAGAATTTCAATGAAATACTCCAATACATCTGGTGGACACTTGACAAGGCCCTCGACCTGGATATAATACGCTCAAGTGCACTTGTTACAGCAATGGCATGTGCCAAAAACGGAGTCACATTTGTCATTGACCATCATGCGTCTCCCTATGCTATTCAAGGAAGTCTTGAAACCATTGCCGAAGCTTTTGAAGAAGTAGGTGTTGGCCACTTGCTCTGCTATGAAATTTCTGACCGCGATGGACTGGAAATTGCCCGTGCCGGACTCGAAGAAACAGCAGATTATTTATCTAAAAGACCGGGGCTGGTTGGACTTCATGCATCTTTTACTGTAGGCCATGAAACTTTAAATCAAGCCGTTGAACTTGCCCGGCTTTCAAAATCAGGCATCCATATACATGTAGCTGAAGACAAATCAGATGCATTGCATTGTTTTGAAAATTACAATCAGTGTCTTATTGACAGGCTGGCCAATGCCGGTGTGCTTGATTTTTCGAAAACCATTCTTGGACATTGTTTGCATTTAAGTGAATATGAGCGGGAACAAATAGCGAAATCACCTGTGTGGGTAGTTCAAAACATGGAAAGCAACCTCAACAACTCGGTTGGATTTTTCAACTCTGCCGGGCTTGGAAAGCGCATTATGCTTGGCACCGACGGCATGCACAGCGATATGCTGCGCAGTGCCAAATCAGCATTTTTTGCAGGGCATAATTTCGATCAGATTGACTATTCCGAAACTTACAGGCGATTCAGAAATGTTCACCATTATTTAAATGCCAACAATTTTTCAGGTGATGGCGAAAACAACCTGGTAGTCATTGATTACAACACTCCAACACCTTTCAACTGTAACAACTTTTTGGGTCATTTCCTTTTCGGAATTGAATCACAGCAAGTTCAACATGTTATTTCGCAAGGCAAAATAATAGTGGAAAACGGCAGACTTACAACCGTAAACGAAGAACAGATATTGGCGGCAGCCAGAGTTCAAGCAGATCGGCTCTGGCAAAAAATGCATTAA
- the xdh gene encoding selenium-dependent xanthine dehydrogenase, whose translation MIQFNLNGHPIHYTGNPEKRLLHFLRNDQNITSVKDGCSCQGACGACMVEINGEAKLSCMTPMKNLAGALVYTLEGIPESIKDVIAQTFVEKGAVQCGFCTPGFLMRTKVLLQKNATPTREEIKKALTLNLCRCTGYVKIIDAIFEASAKLAGHAKADTSAITANVGSSYPKYEAYEMAVGKRKFVGDLQFKGMLHSALKFSDHPRAIVKSIDTTKALELKGVINIFTAKDIPGERFIGLIVKDWPLMIGIGETTHYIGDVIAGVVAENEEIARQAVSLINVEYEVLSPVTDPHEALKPTAAQVHKNQPNLLETCRVYRGGDADKIITGSAFVASGKYQTQRIEHAFLETEGAVAIPEEDGVHLYANGQGIYVDRKQIASLLELPEEKIRVTLVSTGGGFGGKEDMTVQGHVSLFAWLLKRPVRLVLSRDESIRMHPKRHPVYMDITVGCDKNGQFTGLKLFAVGDTGAYASVGTKVMERVAGHATGAYHFPCVNLEALTVYTNNIPNGAMRGFGANQVCFALEGCIDDLCKQGHFDRWQFRYNNALAEGKMTATGQVLKEGVGVKATLEAIKPYYDKAAFKGLACGIKNSGVGNGMADFSDVIIEIKSEKRVIIHHGWTEMGQGVHTIAQQVLYQETGIPPQFIEVISDTSAGIPTGMTTSSRATALLGNAILDASIQIRIDLESCTLHELIGKVYKGNYTCDWTTKPGAEAKEIITHFAYGYATQLVVLDEQGNIKTVYAAHDAGKIMNPTMFEGQVEGAVHMGLGYALTEDLPMQNGQLVSTKMRDLQILRAKDIPEIVVLGVEVKDPVGPYGAKGLGEIGLVPTAAAVANAFCDFDGIRRYQLPMKRKI comes from the coding sequence ATGATACAGTTTAACCTGAATGGGCACCCCATTCATTATACTGGCAATCCGGAAAAAAGATTGCTTCATTTTCTGCGAAATGACCAGAACATTACATCGGTAAAAGACGGCTGTTCGTGTCAGGGCGCATGTGGAGCCTGTATGGTTGAAATCAATGGAGAAGCCAAACTCTCCTGCATGACCCCGATGAAAAACCTTGCAGGTGCCTTAGTTTACACGCTTGAAGGAATTCCTGAGAGTATCAAAGATGTCATTGCACAAACATTTGTTGAAAAAGGAGCTGTACAATGCGGCTTTTGCACTCCCGGTTTTCTCATGCGGACAAAAGTTTTACTGCAGAAGAACGCGACCCCTACCCGTGAAGAGATTAAGAAAGCCCTTACATTAAATTTATGCCGTTGCACAGGTTATGTAAAAATCATAGATGCCATTTTTGAGGCTTCAGCCAAACTGGCCGGCCATGCAAAAGCAGATACCTCTGCAATAACAGCCAATGTGGGAAGTTCATACCCCAAATACGAAGCTTACGAAATGGCTGTTGGAAAGCGCAAATTTGTTGGCGACCTGCAGTTTAAGGGTATGCTCCACAGCGCATTAAAATTTTCGGACCACCCAAGAGCCATTGTAAAGAGCATTGATACAACTAAAGCCTTAGAATTAAAGGGTGTTATAAATATTTTCACTGCAAAAGACATTCCTGGTGAACGATTTATTGGCCTGATAGTAAAAGACTGGCCTTTGATGATTGGCATTGGGGAAACAACCCATTACATAGGTGATGTAATAGCCGGAGTTGTTGCTGAGAATGAAGAAATTGCCAGACAGGCTGTCTCGCTCATCAATGTAGAATATGAAGTTTTAAGTCCGGTTACAGATCCGCATGAAGCTTTAAAACCAACAGCAGCACAGGTTCACAAAAATCAACCAAACCTGCTTGAAACCTGCCGCGTTTATCGTGGGGGCGATGCAGATAAAATTATTACCGGTTCAGCCTTCGTTGCAAGTGGCAAATATCAAACCCAGCGGATTGAACACGCCTTTCTTGAAACTGAAGGGGCTGTTGCTATACCCGAAGAAGATGGCGTGCATTTGTATGCCAACGGCCAGGGAATTTATGTAGACCGCAAACAAATTGCATCTTTACTTGAATTGCCGGAAGAAAAAATCAGAGTTACACTGGTATCAACCGGTGGAGGCTTTGGAGGCAAGGAAGACATGACTGTTCAGGGGCATGTATCACTCTTTGCCTGGTTACTGAAGCGCCCAGTAAGGCTGGTTCTTTCCCGGGATGAGTCAATCAGAATGCACCCAAAAAGGCATCCGGTGTATATGGATATTACTGTTGGATGCGACAAAAATGGTCAATTCACAGGCTTGAAACTTTTTGCTGTGGGTGATACTGGCGCATATGCATCGGTAGGAACAAAAGTTATGGAACGGGTTGCCGGGCATGCAACCGGAGCTTACCATTTTCCTTGTGTTAATCTGGAAGCACTGACAGTGTATACGAACAATATTCCGAATGGAGCCATGCGTGGATTTGGTGCCAATCAGGTGTGTTTTGCCCTTGAAGGTTGTATTGATGATTTGTGCAAACAAGGTCATTTTGATCGATGGCAATTCAGATATAACAATGCACTTGCCGAAGGAAAGATGACCGCTACAGGCCAGGTGCTGAAAGAAGGCGTTGGTGTAAAGGCAACGCTCGAAGCCATTAAGCCTTATTATGATAAAGCTGCATTCAAGGGCCTGGCCTGTGGCATTAAAAACAGTGGCGTTGGCAATGGCATGGCCGACTTTAGCGATGTTATTATTGAAATAAAATCAGAAAAACGGGTCATTATTCATCATGGATGGACCGAAATGGGACAAGGTGTTCATACCATTGCCCAGCAGGTCCTATACCAGGAAACAGGGATTCCACCTCAATTCATCGAAGTAATATCAGACACAAGTGCAGGCATTCCAACAGGTATGACAACCTCATCCAGAGCCACGGCATTACTGGGCAATGCTATTCTTGACGCTTCAATACAAATACGTATAGACTTAGAATCATGCACACTGCATGAACTAATCGGGAAAGTATACAAGGGAAATTACACCTGTGACTGGACTACCAAACCTGGAGCTGAGGCAAAGGAAATTATCACTCATTTTGCATATGGATATGCAACCCAGCTTGTTGTACTTGATGAGCAGGGTAATATTAAAACTGTTTATGCCGCGCATGATGCAGGCAAGATTATGAATCCAACCATGTTTGAAGGGCAGGTTGAAGGAGCTGTTCATATGGGCCTGGGGTATGCGCTTACCGAAGATTTACCCATGCAAAACGGTCAACTGGTTTCAACAAAAATGCGCGATCTGCAAATATTAAGGGCAAAAGACATTCCTGAAATAGTTGTGTTGGGTGTCGAAGTAAAAGATCCCGTGGGGCCATATGGAGCCAAAGGACTTGGCGAAATAGGTTTAGTACCTACTGCAGCTGCGGTGGCAAATGCATTCTGCGATTTTGATGGAATCAGAAGATATCAACTGCCAATGAAAAGAAAAATCTGA
- the thrC gene encoding threonine synthase yields the protein MNQKFTYQCNDCGTEFPANGVVYVCPICSKQQQPGQPPHGILKVKYNETPLRGKTFESIENNHFIDLLPLKSNDSRPFLKVGDTPLYRISKWRGQSFDHTLYLKDDSQNPTFSFKDRASAVVSAFAMEHDIKMIVAASTGNAGSSLAGLCAAQNQKAVIFVPAAAPKAKLTQILMYGAILVPVEGNYDQAFDLSIKATQKFGWYNRNTAYNPLTIEGKKTVSFELFSQMKHQIPDRIFVPVGDGVIISGVYKGFEDLMQLGIIYKMPVIVAVQAEGSSNFADNIKTETFCYKSSSTIADSISVDIPRNFRMAKKYIQKYSGEIIKVSDHEILQAAAIMASETGIFAEPAAAAAFAGYNKYLQTNLITEDSSNVILLTGSGLKDLNAVQPLLNLPEAVKPDMQAVEQFLTGKI from the coding sequence ATGAATCAAAAATTCACATATCAGTGCAATGACTGCGGCACAGAGTTTCCGGCAAACGGTGTAGTATATGTTTGTCCGATTTGCAGCAAACAGCAACAGCCTGGTCAACCTCCTCATGGCATATTAAAAGTTAAATACAATGAAACACCGCTGAGAGGCAAAACATTTGAATCAATAGAAAACAATCATTTTATTGACCTTTTGCCATTAAAAAGCAATGACAGCCGTCCCTTTCTAAAAGTTGGGGATACTCCGCTTTACCGAATCTCAAAATGGAGAGGTCAGTCCTTTGATCACACGCTTTATCTGAAAGATGACTCTCAAAATCCAACATTTTCATTTAAAGATCGGGCATCAGCGGTTGTATCGGCCTTTGCCATGGAGCATGATATAAAAATGATTGTCGCTGCTTCAACGGGTAATGCGGGTTCTTCACTGGCGGGATTGTGTGCTGCACAAAACCAAAAAGCGGTGATTTTTGTTCCGGCTGCAGCTCCCAAAGCCAAACTTACACAAATACTGATGTATGGCGCAATTCTGGTCCCGGTAGAAGGAAATTACGACCAAGCGTTTGACCTCAGCATTAAGGCGACTCAAAAATTTGGCTGGTATAATCGAAACACCGCATATAATCCACTTACCATTGAAGGCAAAAAAACTGTTTCGTTTGAGCTTTTTAGTCAAATGAAACATCAAATTCCCGACAGAATATTCGTACCTGTTGGCGATGGCGTTATCATTTCAGGCGTTTATAAAGGCTTTGAAGATTTGATGCAACTTGGGATTATTTACAAAATGCCAGTGATTGTTGCTGTTCAGGCAGAAGGCAGCAGTAATTTTGCTGATAATATCAAAACCGAAACATTTTGTTACAAATCGTCATCCACCATAGCTGACAGCATCTCGGTGGATATACCCCGTAACTTCAGGATGGCAAAAAAATACATTCAAAAGTACAGTGGCGAAATAATAAAAGTAAGCGATCATGAGATTCTTCAGGCTGCAGCCATAATGGCAAGTGAAACTGGCATTTTTGCCGAACCGGCGGCAGCAGCAGCATTTGCAGGATATAACAAATATCTGCAAACAAATCTGATAACAGAAGACTCGTCAAATGTAATTCTACTCACCGGAAGCGGTTTAAAAGACCTGAATGCGGTTCAGCCCCTTTTGAACCTTCCTGAAGCAGTAAAACCTGACATGCAGGCGGTTGAACAATTTTTAACAGGAAAAATATAA
- a CDS encoding pyridoxal-phosphate dependent enzyme: MISLSNQIVNPAARQKAIERFREKGIILPTFSQMRNPELVPGKIKESLKNIGLWDLHPANLFRITWKNEPVETGGLYGGVNYLEIPSSLTGVKARIILLIGKYFPTGAHKVGAAYGCLAPRIITGEFDPSYHKAVWPSTGNYCRGGAFDSYLMGVTAVAILPEEMSKERFSWLRDIGAEVIATPGCESNVKEIYDKCWDIRRNRPDCVIFNQFDEFGNPAWHYNVTAPAIEEVYQSVKSEKSQLAAYVSATGSAGTIGAGDYLKNLFPQMKIIASEALQCPTLLNNGFGGHRIEGIGDKHVPWVHNTKNTDMITAIDDEDCMRIFRLLNEPEGHAYLKTCGIEEELISKLHLLGISGVSNLLSAIKAAKYYEMTGEDIIFSLATDSSEMYHSRLEELTAEKGPYSNLQAAKDMEKCILGQGTDNLKELNYYDRKAIHNLKYFTWVEQQAKEIEDLNQLWHDRNIWHKQFNQAARWDEMIHEFNEETGVLKRL; encoded by the coding sequence ATGATCTCACTTAGCAACCAAATTGTAAACCCTGCTGCCAGGCAAAAAGCCATTGAACGTTTCCGTGAAAAAGGAATCATACTGCCCACTTTTAGCCAGATGCGCAATCCGGAACTCGTACCCGGAAAAATCAAAGAAAGTCTGAAAAACATAGGTCTATGGGATTTGCACCCGGCAAACCTTTTCAGAATAACATGGAAAAACGAACCAGTAGAAACAGGAGGATTATATGGCGGAGTTAACTACCTTGAAATCCCTTCATCTCTTACAGGAGTAAAAGCCAGAATTATATTGCTCATTGGCAAATACTTCCCAACCGGAGCTCACAAAGTAGGCGCTGCCTATGGCTGTTTGGCTCCCCGGATTATTACAGGTGAATTTGACCCATCCTATCACAAAGCAGTCTGGCCATCAACCGGAAATTATTGCCGTGGAGGTGCATTTGATTCTTATCTGATGGGCGTTACCGCTGTGGCTATTCTTCCGGAAGAAATGAGTAAAGAGCGATTTTCATGGTTAAGAGATATAGGCGCAGAAGTAATTGCGACTCCGGGCTGCGAATCAAACGTAAAGGAAATTTATGACAAATGTTGGGACATCCGGCGCAACCGGCCCGATTGTGTTATCTTTAATCAGTTCGACGAATTTGGCAATCCTGCCTGGCATTACAATGTGACCGCACCAGCCATTGAGGAAGTTTATCAATCGGTAAAATCCGAAAAAAGCCAACTGGCTGCTTATGTTTCTGCAACCGGCTCAGCTGGCACCATTGGCGCAGGAGATTATCTGAAAAACCTCTTTCCTCAGATGAAAATTATTGCTTCAGAAGCACTGCAATGCCCTACCCTGCTGAACAATGGCTTTGGCGGCCACCGTATTGAAGGAATTGGCGACAAACACGTTCCCTGGGTACACAACACAAAGAATACCGATATGATTACAGCCATTGACGATGAAGACTGCATGCGAATTTTCAGACTCTTGAACGAACCGGAAGGTCATGCATACCTCAAAACCTGTGGCATTGAGGAAGAGCTGATTAGCAAACTGCACCTGCTGGGAATCTCGGGAGTATCTAACTTACTTTCTGCCATCAAAGCTGCCAAATATTATGAAATGACCGGCGAAGATATTATTTTCAGTCTGGCAACCGATTCTTCTGAAATGTATCATTCGCGACTTGAAGAGCTCACCGCTGAAAAAGGACCATACAGCAATCTTCAGGCGGCCAAGGATATGGAAAAATGCATTTTGGGGCAAGGCACTGATAATTTAAAGGAACTCAACTATTATGATCGCAAAGCCATTCATAATCTTAAATACTTTACCTGGGTAGAACAGCAAGCCAAAGAAATTGAAGATTTGAACCAACTCTGGCATGACAGAAATATTTGGCATAAGCAATTCAATCAGGCAGCACGCTGGGACGAAATGATCCATGAATTTAATGAAGAAACCGGGGTGCTAAAAAGGCTCTAA